In the Nicotiana tabacum cultivar K326 chromosome 16, ASM71507v2, whole genome shotgun sequence genome, one interval contains:
- the LOC142170562 gene encoding uncharacterized protein LOC142170562 encodes MLAFPSRPMIMMERNRKSNVEHAPNCPRCASINTKFCYYNNYSLSQPRYFCKACRRYWTKGGSLRNVPVGGGCRKSRRSRSTRKDDNNLLMPNPALSGNEAAGADIDLADVFAKYVNQGTTNDHDQDNILQESPLANQDYCSIGASLSNSPSLDSLVNPSSFENESQVDETIIMGNYQDYPCGFLQEEQIQGGGSIHEVSGQDFLDFNPSSFVEMQAMLGDEIMGQGEEFDYNTSLAWQPMMQFQEFGSILEDDDQLKISTENLDSHNNYGSSFDLTSYEIVTRP; translated from the coding sequence ATGCTAGCGTTCCCTTCAAGGCCAATGATCATGATGGAGAGAAACCGAAAGTCCAACGTTGAACATGCACCAAATTGTCCTAGGTGTGCCTCTATCAACACAAAGTTTTGTTACTACAACAACTATAGTTTGTCACAACCTAGGTATTTTTGCAAAGCTTGCCGGAGATACTGGACTAAGGGTGGTTCTCTCAGAAACGTCCCTGTTGGCGGCGGTTGTCGGAAAAGTCGACGTTCAAGATCCACAAGAAAAGACGATAATAACCTTCTAATGCCGAATCCTGCCCTCTCCGGCAATGAAGCTGCCGGAGCTGACATTGATTTGGCCGATGTTTTCGCCAAGTACGTGAACCAAGGTACAACAAATGATCATGATCAAGATAATATTCTTCAAGAATCTCCCTTGGCTAATCAAGATTATTGTTCTATTGGAGCAAGCTTATCTAATTCTCCTTCATTAGATAGCTTGGTTAATCCAAGTTCTTTTGAGAATGAGAGTCAAGTGGACGAGACCATAATTATGGGTAATTATCAAGATTATCCTTGTGGTTTCCTTCAAGAAGAACAGATACAAGGAGGAGGTTCAATTCATGAAGTAAGTGGACAAGATTTTCTTGATTTTAACCCAAGCAGCTTTGTTGAAATGCAAGCCATGCTAGGGGATGAGATAATGGGGCAAGGAGAAGAATTTGATTATAACACAAGTTTAGCGTGGCAACCCATGATGCAGTTTCAAGAATTCGGATCAATTTTAGAAGATGATGATCAGCTGAAGATTTCGACAGAAAATTTAGACAGTCACAATAACTATGGTAGCTCATTTGATCTAACTAGCTATGAAATTGTTACGAGACCTTGA